The following nucleotide sequence is from Psilocybe cubensis strain MGC-MH-2018 chromosome 13, whole genome shotgun sequence.
CTCATTTAAAAGCCAATTTTCACGGCTGTTCTTCGTTGTCCTGTCATCGACGCGTTGCTTTCTTTTTACGTGGTGAGTGTCTACTTCTTTCCTAtgatcttttcttttctaccTCCATGAGAACGATGAATACAAAATCACATTATCAAGCTCAACAGTCTTAGGGATTTATCCCACTGCTGATCCCATTCTGCAATGCTGACACCActtatctttatctttgtATATGCTTTTTCGTTGTTCTAACTTCATCTTTGCCACAGATATACCACGGCAATTGTGTTTATGGTTTCTTCGTTATGATGTACTCCGCTTGTCTCTGTCTCGACCACAGAGTCACTTTCCCCTCGATTCTGCGAAACGACGTGCATTGCACACAGAGAGTCAACCGCCGCTCTACATGGCTGATTACGAACAGAGTAGACTTGTGTACACTTTACATTGCAATGCAAATATTCCTACGTCGTCCAAATTTATTACCCCCTACTTGTGTATTGGCGCAAATCCTGTCTGCCCAATGTTTCCAAGTCTAGTTTGGACTTCCTTGCTTGTACTTGGTAACTTGGTTCTTCACAACAGCACAGAACAGTTTCATCGGTGAATTCAGTGAAGTCATTGAACATTTCATTTGAATATTTTCAATCAACTGCATTTATTGATCGTGAGAATATGTTATCTTACCTAATACGAACAATGAGCAAAGAGTGCCAGCGTCAGTCATTCTCTACGAGATACACTCATCCGACTACTATGCCGCCGAAATCAAAGAAGGGCAAAAAGGCCTCCACAAAGAAGGTTGTAGAAGATACCACACCCCCTGTGGAAACAGAAACCCCCGTGGACGACGATGCGATGCAAACAGACCAACCCGAACCCGAACCATCCACATCAACATCACTCGCCGACACAGCTGCTTCGCTCGTTGAGACTTCGGAGCAAGTTGTGGCACATGCAGTAGAAGCTATCAAGGAAAAGGTTGTGGATGTTGCGGAAGCTGCTGAAGAGTTTGTGGAGGATATGACAATGGGTGATGCGGAGGAGAGCAATGCTGCTGGTTCAAGCAAATCCGGGGATGTAACACCTGCGGAGCCAGAAGTAGAGGAAAAGgtagagaagaagaaaatgacgCTTGAAGAACGGAAAGCCAAGCTGGATCAACTGCGGAAAAAGATGGTGTGTCTTATAACGTTTCTCTCACTTTCTCGTGCGGCGACGAATCGTTGATTATGTTTCTTCCCACCGTAGGCTGCTTCATCGAAAGCCAACCGCACGGCACTTGTAGAAGAATCAGCAAAAGCCAAAGTAACTGCTCGTGAAGCCGCACGACTAGAAAGGCAGAGGAAGCTAGCAGAAACATTGCGTTTGAAGGCTGATGCGGAGGAAAGAGGCGAGGATGTGGAACGACAGAAGAACTGGGAATACACTATTGAAGAGAATGACGAATGGGAAAAGAAGCTAGCCCGCAAAAAGCGGAGAGCAGACTTCGAGTTTCATGGTACGTCCTTGACATTTACTGGTGCTCTAGTACATGCCCTAATGCGGTGATGCGGTCTTTTTCCTATAAGATGACGCCCATGCTGCTCGAAGACGGTATAAGAAAGATTTGGACCATATTAAGCCCGACCTTGTTGCCTACAACCAACAGAAGGCTATTGCTATGGGCCAGAATGCAGGTGCTCTCGTAGGCTTTGATCCAAGCTCGGGATCATCATCCGAGGTGGCTATCAGCCAGGAACAAAGACTGGCTGCGGAGAACTTGTACAGGGATGCCAATACTCTCATCTATGGCGATAACAAGCCTTCAGAGGATGCTATTGACAGAGTGGTTAGCAAAATCAACAAAGAGTGTGTACTGCCGTTActgtttcttttgttttggggTTTAACTTTATTCTTCGCATCAAGTATCGACAAGAAGGGCAAGTTTTCCCGCAAGCGTCTCAacgaggaggagggcgaTATCACATATATCAACGAGCACAATCGTGTATTCAACAAAAAGGTGTGTACTTTATAAACGTAACCCTCTTATCGAATACCTAACGTATCTTTTTCAAGATTGCTCGTTACTACGACAAATACACCTCCGAGATTCGTGCAAGTTTCGAACGTGGAACTGCCCTTTAAATGCGCCCCCTTCGGCCTCTGGATGGCATTCACTCAATTTCCCGAGGGGTTCTACAGTCGCCTACTTTTTCACAACTCTGCATATCAGCGCACATTTTCTCATTGTATCACTAATTTAACGTTCTGTAATACTGTACATGAAGACATGCACCCGATGAAGACTATCCGGATCCaatttcttcattcttccATATCACTCCGCCAAACCCGCATACAAGGTCTCCTCGAACCTTGCAAAAATCTTAAATACGTCTCTATCTGGCATTGGAATTACCTGTGTCCCAAACACTGTAGCTATACCCGTAGATGGGTCAATATGGAAAAAGGTATGCGCCCACCCCCACCCTACCCCACCAAAAATGAGAAATCAAGTTGACTTGAAAGATACATAAAGAAGACAAGCACGTACAAAACCCTGaacctttctttcttctgccAGGCCAATCGGTGGCCGTCACACCGATGGCGGTTCCCCACTGCGCAACCGCGTCCCTGGGCATGGAAGGATCTAACATCAAGAGGCGGCTGAGCATGTTAGACGCGGTTTCGTGCAGGGATGGTTCGAAGATTGATTGTACACTCTCGGCGCTTATGATCCCGTTTGTTATCTTTCCCGCTTTTTAGCAAAAGTCACATCAGAGGTTGTAGGTGATTGATTCGGAGGGTGGATTGTTCACGCACATTTGATCCGGAGTAAATGGCGCAGGAGGTTCAAGTAACCTTTTAGTGAGGCGTATAAACCGTCTCCTCCCATATGGCAAGCCACTGTGGCGTGGATTCATGAACGTCAGTGTTGAATCATTTCTCTGGAAGAAGCGATACCTTTGGATGGATCTTGTTCGATTATCCTCGACTGGTTGTTCCACCGTTCAAACTGTCCGCCACGTCGGTATGTAAGATCCACCAGTTTCTCTTTGATTTCAGGTGTGAGATAGAATGATGCAGTTATGTCGAGAGGCTTGAATACGTTGTCTTGTCTGGACATGACATATTGCTGTCAGAACGTGATCTTGTAAATGATGCCACCTCAGGCATAACGTACAAGTATTTCTCCAAGGTTTGCCCAGTTATTTTCTCGATCATGAAACCGAGGATATCAGATCCCCAACCATTGGCCCCTGCGGGAACAATGATGCTCAGCAAACAGGAAATAGCGTCAGTTTTCTGGGACATTAAATTACAATTCTCTCCGGGTTCGAATAGAACAGGAATGCCTGGTAGGTCTCCCTACGCACAATTAAAATCATTTTGGATATAAACGGAAGACTTGGGTACACATTCAAGCAAGCTCTGACCTTGATAATAGATATGAATCGAGAAACCGGGTCATCTAAATCATGCGATGTAAGCCGCGTTTAGGAGATCGGGTCGGACTTCTTTGGATGGGTAGTAGAGTCCACAGGTATAATCCAGGAGATGCTTATAACGCATGACGGTCTTCGTTGGTTTATACGTCAAAACTTCAGCCATTTGGTTCTCAATGATGACAAGGTCGGAGAATTCGGGTAGATAGTCAGATACTGGGGTCTCGAGGgttattttttcttgttcgaGAAGTTGGAGGGCGGCAATCTGAACGGCGAAAGAAAGTTGATCACTGAGGGTTGCAAGTAACTCTGATAAATATGGATGGACATACGTGAACTATCAACTTGGTTTGACTACACATCCAAAATACACTATCCTCTTATATTCTCCCGCTATTTTCTTCGTTGACGACGTTATATCCCCAAGTTTTTAAATACAGCTCTTGATCCACAGAGGTTACTCCGAAAAGAAATCCAGGGATATTTTTCTCCAGTACAACTTGATCCTAAGATATACATGTTAAGAGAGCTATCAGTATTTTAATTAACGAAGCACACCGCCAGTTTGTTTAGGGACTCCTCGCCCTCGACGGATAAATGAACCATCTTATCAAATGCAAACGAGAGGGGAAAAGGTTAAAATGATAGAGTACCATTTAATAGACTGGTAGCTACTTCACACAGCTGCCATCAGAAAGCCAACATTAGCTATTTCTATGTACGAGAAACAAGCTAACTACTGACAAGGTTCCCAAATTACTTCAAGCTATGCGGTCTATTTTAGCTGACTTGTTGGAACAATGTTGATGCAATGCGTAGGTTTGTTGCAAACGTTACAGGGCTCATCGCTTGCTACAGATTCAATGAGTTGCTACGTGAAATTTGTTCGACAGTGCTGTTGTGATACTGAATCAGAAAGATAATTTGGAGCAAATACTGCAAGCACTACCTAAATAACTGAAAGTGTGTTTAAATCTTTCATAGAAGATCGCTCCATGAACTTAACAGTTTACTGATTGGCCGTAGAAATAAGCCGCAGGAGGTGTAAAGTTTGGATTCCAGTTCAGGTTTTTTGAAAACTGAGTCGAGCCGGGACGAAGCACTCAAAATACTTGACCTGAATCAACCCGAATCGATTGCTCGTTGAGGAAACAGCCGGGATATTGAAGTGGAGTTCTAAATTCATTGGCGGCCTATTCCGGTGCTCCTTTCCATTCCGTTGTTGCCCAACGCCTCCTGTTCTTCTTGCTAACTGCTTCCTTTGCTGACTTCTTCTGACCATAATTCGAAGGCAAATTTTACAAGATAAAATGAACCTTAAAATCAGAATTTTGAAATGATACGTGGGCGATATTTCCTCGGACATCTTGGAGCAGTGGGAGCGCCATGGGCCGCAAATTTGTGAGTTGCATGGTTCGCATTTTCTTGTATACTTTTACCCTATATTGGCTGGGACATACCTTCAGAACACTACGATCTCTTTTCTATATCTCTCAAACATTTCCTCGGGCTACAATTGCTCAGCCGAGCCTCTTAGGAAGACAGTCTTCACGCTTATTCAGCGTCGCTGTTTAGGCTACCAGCAGGCTTTATGCCCTTTGTTATGCAAGCTGCTTACCCCAAGCATCCGGCCACCCATTCAAATCTACGGCTTATAGTTATTCTCTTCCATTCGAGATGATTCATCCGCAGGGATTTTGCCCGCTACCTGCTACGCTGCATTCTCCACTGCGATATTCATTCCAGCATCCTTTGGCAAGCCCTTCTGCTTGAGCTAAAACTCCTCGGGTTATCGTATATGATCAATGCAGTAATCAGAAGGATGGATTCAATACCCAAAACATGTTGATTCCCCGCCCAAATGACATCTCCAGTGTTTCAGCAGCCATATATTTTTccatgttttctttcttcacgACGCCAGGCCTTAAAAAAACACCGAACTCATATGGTCACATTCTCAGCGCGCAACCATTGACCGGAAGGATATGTTGGTGAATTCTCATTTTGACGTGATTCAGGCGGTACAGAATTTCTCTTTTCTAAGACGCTTCATGACGTAAAGACTGTTTCGCCATGGCGCCACCTGTCCTGGTAAACTCGGTAAAACCTCAAACTACCCCAAACGCGCAATGGCAACTACATTACTCGGCTGTACGTCATTGATGGAGAATAACAACCGCTTCCTGCATTTTCAGCACCTCATGGCTACAGTTAAACCCGTAAGATACCTTGACTCGACATTGTGTTCAGCTTCTATACGGTTGACGTTCTACGCTGGTGCTTTACTCCCACTGCCCGGTGTCGTAGCGGTCATTGGCTCGCCCCGTCTGTTCTATGCACCGCCTTCCGTCAAGGTTCATGTCGTTTTTTTCTGGGAAAGCACGAGATCTCTGTGAGGTACAATGAATATCTTTGCTGTCGTCGGATTCATATGTTCTGCAGGTGTTTTGTATGTTGATCATCAATTCTTGCTTGTGAACCATTACGAGCGGATTACCATCACTAGGTACGTTGACTTGTGCCCAAAGCGTTGCTGCCATTATGCAGACGGGGATGCCACTGGCCAATATTTCTCATTTCCCAGAGGATATATCGGGTCATCCTTAAGTCGGTTACTTCTGAACGGTGTATTTTAATTTCTCatgaaaacagaaaaaattgaaagtCGAGATTGGCATATCATATACATCTTCCTCGACCCAGCTTTTCGCAGAAAAGTCTATCGAGACCCCAATCCTCTGTCTCTTGGTTCATTCTTCAGGCTAGCACAGGTGACTTGCCCAATGTTtgaccattgaattgatataGCGTTAAGATTACACAGGTCTCACAGTTTCACCTGCTTGATGTCAATTATTGAACCTTCTGAATAATACAGAGGGCCTTGGGCGTACTAAGAATTGATGGTGCTACGTAGTACCGACACTGTCGGGATATATGAGAGCGACTTTAGGGTACAGGGAGTGGGACATGTGTGGCAATCTGATCTCAACTGCCTCCAAGGCAATTGAATGGCTAAATGCAACTGGGAGTGGTTTTCGTTCATTTCAATTGTCCATCCTGCGTTTAGACCCATGACGGAGATCCCGGTACGCCGGAGCTAATATTGAAGGTATGGTTTACATTCCTACCACCGGGACACGATACTAAGGTGATACTTATTTTCTTCCA
It contains:
- a CDS encoding Pre-mRNA-splicing factor syf2, with protein sequence MPPKSKKGKKASTKKVVEDTTPPVETETPVDDDAMQTDQPEPEPSTSTSLADTAASLVETSEQVVAHAVEAIKEKVVDVAEAAEEFVEDMTMGDAEESNAAGSSKSGDVTPAEPEVEEKVEKKKMTLEERKAKLDQLRKKMAASSKANRTALVEESAKAKVTAREAARLERQRKLAETLRLKADAEERGEDVERQKNWEYTIEENDEWEKKLARKKRRADFEFHDDAHAARRRYKKDLDHIKPDLVAYNQQKAIAMGQNAGALVGFDPSSGSSSEVAISQEQRLAAENLYRDANTLIYGDNKPSEDAIDRVVSKINKDIDKKGKFSRKRLNEEEGDITYINEHNRVFNKKIARYYDKYTSEIRASFERGTAL
- a CDS encoding carboxylate methylbutanoyltransferase mlcH (ML-236A carboxylate methylbutanoyltransferase mlcH), encoding MVHLSVEGEESLNKLADQVVLEKNIPGFLFGVTSVDQELYLKTWGYNVIAALQLLEQEKITLETPVSDYLPEFSDLVIIENQMAEVLTYKPTKTVMRYKHLLDYTCGLYYPSKEGDLPGIPVLFEPGENWANGWGSDILGFMIEKITGQTLEKYLQDNVFKPLDITASFYLTPEIKEKLVDLTYRRGGQFERWNNQSRIIEQDPSKVACHMGGDGLYASLKGYLNLLRHLLRIKSGKITNGIISAESVQSIFEPSLHETASNMLSRLLMLDPSMPRDAVAQWGTAIGVTATDWPGRRKKGSGFWWGWAHTFFHIDPSTGIATVFGTQVIPMPDRDVFKIFARFEETLYAGLAE